Proteins from one Xenopus tropicalis strain Nigerian chromosome 1, UCB_Xtro_10.0, whole genome shotgun sequence genomic window:
- the LOC116408395 gene encoding uncharacterized protein LOC116408395, translating to LWVKNLSDRELTEPEKDVLAKGLNFAVAPRYVPVVDFITATESSIHNNKIPVDEAENIRLKVSAALANAKAPPSNLSLQERRALTSLAKDSSVTILPADKGRCTVVLNTSDYHAKVSTLLNDSDTYEQLKRDPTSNYKKKVIDCLQHLEKEKVISPALYRRLYPGEATPCLYGLPKIHKEGAPLRPIVSSINCVTYNIAKYVANILAPLVGNTVHHIQNSIDFVKKVKELKLEIDDTMVSYDVTSLFTCIPTAEAIDTVRKRLKQDTTLSSRTKLTPEQVCSLLDLCLNTTYFKHKDVFYRQKHGCAMGSPVSPIVANLYMEEVEKKALDTFKGTTPSHWFRYVDDTWVKIKEREVPAFTKHINSVDKNITFTREDVKDSKLAFLDCAIVIKEGRDLDIEVYRKPTHTDQYLLFDSHHPLEHKLGVIRTLHHRAETVASNAEAKEKEYKHLKGALKTCGYPDWAFIKTKSKTNRKTKPTNRREEHSRRNNIVIPYVAGTSEKLRRIFNKHRIPVFFKPSNTLRQKLVHSKDPTPKHMKSNVVYAVQCSEECSDLYIGETKQPLCKRMAQHRRANSSGQDSAVYLHLKEKGHSFEDSNVHILDREDRWFERGVKEAIYANLEKPSLNRGGGLRHRLSPT from the coding sequence ctgtgggtaaagaatttatcagacagggaactcacagaaccagagaaggatgtcttagccaagggactgaactttgcagtggccccacggtatgtaccagtggtagacttcatcacagccacagaatcatccatccacaacaataagataccagtggatgaggctgaaaacatccggttaaaagtatcagcagccctagctaatgctaaagctcccccttccaatctaagtctgcaagagaggagggctctgacatcacttgccaaggactcaagcgtcaccatcctgccagcagataaaggaaggtgtacagtggtactgaatacatcagactaccatgccaaagtgtccacactgctcaacgattcagacacatatgagcaactcaagagagatccaacaagcaactacaagaagaaggttatagactgcttgcagcaccttgagaaggaaaaggtcatcagtccagctttgtaccgtcgcctttacccaggcgaagccactccatgcctatatggactcccaaaaatacacaaagaaggagcccctttgaggccaattgtcagcagcattaactgtgtgacttataacattgctaaatacgtggccaacatcttagcccccttagttggaaacacagtgcaccacattcagaactccatcgactttgtcaaaaaagtgaaggagttaaagctggagatcgatgatacaatggtgtcctatgacgtaacatctctgttcacatgcatacccactgccgaggcaattgatacagtgaggaaacggctgaaacaagacaccaccctcagcagcagaacaaagctgaccccagaacaagtttgttccttactggacctatgtctcaataccacttacttcaagcacaaggacgttttctatagacaaaaacatggctgtgccatgggttcgcctgtgtctccaattgtagcgaacctttacatggaagaagtggaaaagaaagccctggacaccttcaagggaacaacaccaagtcattggttcagatatgtggatgacacctgggtcaaaattaaagaacgcgaggttccagccttcaccaaacacataaactcggtggacaaaaacatcacgttcacaagggaagatgtgaaagacagcaaactggcttttttggactgtgctatagttatcaaagaggggagggacctggatattgaagtatacaggaaacccacccacacagaccagtacttgctgtttgattcccaccaccctttggaacataaactgggtgtaattaggactctacatcatcgggctgaaactgtggcatccaatgcagaggccaaggagaaagaatataaacatctaaaaggagctctgaaaacttgtgggtacccagactgggccttcatcaaaaccaaatcaaagaccaacagaaagaccaaacctacaaacagaagggaggaacacagcaggcgaaacaacatagtcattccatatgttgctggaacatcagaaaaacttaggagaattttcaacaaacatcgcattcctgtgtttttcaaacccagcaacaccctgagacagaagctggtgcactcgaaagacccaacacccaagcacatgaaaagtaatgtggtctatgctgtccagtgtagtgaagagtgctcagacttatacattggggagacaaaacaacctctctgtaagagaatggcccaacataggcgggcaaactcctcaggacaagactcagcggtctatctacacctcaaagaaaaaggtcactcttttgaggacagtaacgtgcatattttggaccgagaggacagatggtttgaaagaggtgtgaaagaggccatttatgccaacctggaaaaaccatccctgaacagaggagggggcctgagacaccgcttgtcaccaaca